The region TATTCATCAAAATCAGCTTGCCAAAATGGGATCGAATCGGTGAAAACCAACTCGCAGGACGATGGGAAATTTGATCGAAAAGTATCGTCCAATGGAAAGCATTACTTTAATTTGAAAGCCAGTAATGGGCAAATTATAGGCTCAAGCGAGTTATATGAGAGCGAAGCGTCAAGGGAGAATGGCATTGCCTCCGTTAGGAATAACGCCCCTAACGCTGATATTGACATACAGACGGTTTAACGTGAACAACCTTTTCGAAATTTTACATTGACTAACGAGTGGTCTCGATGTACTTACCGGCTTACTCGTTAGTCTACTCTGCAATTACATAAGCTATAAACCGGGCAAGGCTGTAGCAAACCGACCGGTTCGTCGCCGGGTCTATAGCCGTACCTTTTTATCGACATGCCCTGATTTGGCTACAACAATCACAAATCCGGCTACGTCTTTGCAGACAATACGGTGGACCTTTGTCCTAATCAAAACAAAGGAACACTATGATCTTAGTAACCGGAGCCACCGGCCAACTGGGCACCGCCGTTATTCGGCAGCTCCTACAAAAAGTACCGGCCAGCCAGATTGTTGCCCTGGTACGGGACGAACAAAAAGCCTCTAACCTGATCAACCAGGGGGTAACCATACGCATGGGCACCTACGACGATACCGAGGCCCTCGGCCAAGCAATGCAGGGTATTGAAACCCTCCTGCTGATTGCCGGTACAGACGAGCAAAACCGGGTTCGCCAGCACCAGAACGTCGTAGATGCGGCACGGAAAGCATCCGTTCAACGGATTGCCTACACGAGCCGGGCGCTCAAGGAGCCTGCTACACTGGTCAATCAGCTGATGATGGGCCACTTTCAGACTGAAGACTACATCAAAGCAAGCGGACTTGCCTACACGCTGTTTCAGAACATTCTATATATGGATGCCATCCCACAATTTGTGGGCGGTGACGCCGTTTTCGAGCGGGGTATCTATCTACCAGCCGCGCAGGGCAGGGTTGCCTTCGCCCTACGAAACGAGATGGGCGAAGCCATCGCGAATGCCCTAGCGGGTAAGTCCGAAGGCAACATCACCTACCGGTTAACGGGTGGTGAGTCTTACTCTTTCCATGACGTAGCCGCTGCTCTAACTACGCTATCTGGCAAGCCAGTCGCTTATACCACGGCAGAGCCACTCACGTTCGAAACACAACTCACCGAACGCGGTTTACCCACTGTTGTAGCCCAACGAATCACCAGATTTATTACCGACATCGCTCATGGGCAGGAAGATAGCGTAAGCCCTGACCTGGAAAAACTACTTGGTCGCAAGCCAATGGCACTTAACGAAGGATTAGCGTTGTTGTATCCGCTGTAACGCGTACTGCCAAGGGCAAAGCCCGGCCCTAAGCCCATCCAATTATGTCAACCGAACCGCTTCTCCGAATTGATACGATAGCCACCTACCACCAATTCGCCGGGCTTCCCAAACCGGACCATCCGCTCATTAGTGTAGTCCGGTTTGACGATATCAAACCACGCGGGATTGATAAGCCTAAAAGCATCGTCAACAATTTTTATTCGATAGCGCTGAAATGGAATTTTGGCGGCCGGATGAAATACGGTCAGCAGGCGTACGATTTCGATGAAGGCGTGATGGTCTTTATGGCACCTGGTCAGGTGCTTAGTCTCACCGCCGAGGAGCCGCATAACCATACGGGGTGGCTGTTGATGATTCACGCTGATTTTTTGTGGAATACCCCTCTGGCCAGAACCATGCGTCAGTACGACTATTTTGATTATTCTATTCGGGAAGCCCTGTTTCTGTCCCAGAAGGAAGAAGCCATGATCGTGGGCATCATTCAACAGATTCAGCACGAATACCTGGCACCGATTGACAACTTTAGTCAACCCGTTATCATCGCACACCTCAACGTGTTACTTACGTATGCCGACCGGTTCTATCAGCGTCAGTTCATCACGCGGAAGATGGCCAATCACCAGATTCTCGACCGGTTTGAGGCAGTGCTCCAGGCTTATTTTGACAGCGATGAACTTCTCAAAAGCGGCTTACCAACGGTCGGGGATCTGGCTGGGCAGCTTAATCTGTCGCCTACTTACCTCAGTAGTCTGCTCAAGACGGTAACGGGCCAAAATACCCAGCAGCACATTCATGAGAAACTCATTGCCAAGGCCAAAGAGAAGCTGTCTACGACAAATTTATCCATCGGTGAAATTGCCTTTATACTGGGTTTTGAGCACTCTCAGTCGTTCAGTAAGTTATTCAAAAGCAAGACCAATTCCACTCCGCTGGAATTTCGGCATTCGTTTAAGTAGCCTATCCATTTGTTGCCCGTCAGGACCAATACAACGACCCGGGAGAGCGTATCAACTATAAGTATAAATTATATCAGCCCGTCTTCCAAAGTTGACTTTCAACGCAATTCCAAACGCTTTAAGCAGCTTCTATCTATAACGGCCAGCTATTCTCTTGTCTGCTTAACGCTGGTAGTGATGATGAGTGCCGGCACTAAGAAACCCAATCAGCAGTATGAGAAATCGATTAGCTTACAAAAACCTTCCCTTTTTAATAGGCGCAATTTTCCTTTTTAACAGTTTTAAGGCAGCAAGCCAATCGATGAGCCTGAGTTCAAAGGCTGGAGCAAATAAAATTACTTTGTCTTTGACCAAAAATGGAGAATTGCATTATCAGGTAACCCGCCGAGGTAAACCCATAATTACCGACTCTCCGCTCGGCCTAAGCTGCGACGAGCAGAATTTTACGTCTGGACTCTCAGTCGTTCGCGTTTCACCCATTGACGTAAGAAGAGAGAAATACGACCTGAAGGTGGGGAACGTCAAAACGATAAATCATGTCCTTGAAACCAAGAGTGTAACATTTAAAAATAAGTCGGGCGCGCTCATGATCATTGATCTGGTCACCGGCGATGAGGGCGTTGCTTTCCGCTACCGTTTCCCGGATCAGGACAGAAAAATACGGGTGATTAACAATGAGATTACAGGATTTCATATTGAAAAAAATGCCAGGGGTTGGTTGCAGCCTTATAATAAAGCGGGAAAGGTCACCCCGGGCTACGAAGATTTTTACTTTAATATACACCCAGGCGACTCAATCCGTAATCCCCGTAACCCGTCTGTGGGGTGGTGTATGCCAGCCCTGTTTCAGGTAAATGATAGCAAAAACTGGGTTCTACTCGCGGAGTCCGGAACGGATGGTTCGTATCCGGGTTGTCATTTACAACCCGACTCCAGGGGTGGGCTGTACAAAATTGCCTTTGCTGAAAAAGACGAAAAATACAACCTTCCCCTGAGCGAAAACAATCATCCAACATCCAGTCTTCCCTGGGCTATGCCCTGGCGGGTGATCATCATTGGCGACCAGGCCGGGGACATACTGCTGTCTACCCTCATTACGGATTTGGCTCCTGCCTCTAAAATCGACGATACATCCTGGATCGAACCGGGAAAAGCCACCTGGTCATGGTGGTCCCATCCCGAAGATCATACCCCTGACATGTATAACCAATTCACGGATCTTGCTGCTTCGTTCGGGTTTGGCTACACGCTGTTTGATGCAGGCTGGGAGAAAGCCAACTCAGAAGGGGGCATCATTGCCAAGGCTACTTCCAGAGGAGTTAAACCCATGGTGTGGGGCTATTCGGCAGCGTATTTCGATCCGGAAAAACGAAGAAAGCGGTTTAAAGAATTGGCAGATATGGGCGTGAAAGGGGTCAAAATAGATTTTTGGTGCTCAGACCGGCAGGAGGTGATGGCCTGCTTCCCCTCACTTTTTGAGGATGCTGCGAAAGAGCATTTACTGATCAACCTTCATGGTACTACCGTTCCAAGAGGCTGGCATCGGACATGGCCAAATTTCATGACAGCCGAAGCAGTTCTGGGTACGGAACACTATTTTTACGAATCCCGATATCCGGATAAAGCCGCCGAGCAGAATACCGTACTGCCATTCACCAGAAATGTAGCTGGCCCTACAGACTACACACCGTTTGCACTAACCATTCGAAAATACCCCCGGTTGAACACGGCGGTTCATGAGCTTGCAACGGCGATGATCTATACGTCGGGAATTATCCATTTTGCGGATTCAAAAGAAATCTTTGAATCCCTGCCTGTATCGGTCCGGGATTTATTAAAAGACATGCCGGCAACCTGGGATAAAACGGAAAGTATTGTAGCTCAACCGGGTGAACAGATTATACTCTCTCGTCAGAAAGACCGACTTTCTTACATTGTCGGAATAAATGGTACGGATAACGTAGTACCGGTTAAACTGAATCTGGCCAGGTATGCAAAAGGCTTTTCTAAATTTAGAATCATCAAGGAAGGCCAGGATCCATTGATGACGTTTAAAACGGAAACGTACCCAATTACGTCTACCTGGCAGTACACGTTTGCTCCCAAAGGAGGCTTTATCATCCAGTTCATAAATGAGTAAGGTAGGGCGAAGTAGATAGCCTACTTCGCTCAGACGCTCCTTTAAACGAGATTTAGGTGTTCAGCTGCAAGTAGCCAGTGGTTTATGAGGGCTATTTCTGACGACCCACCGTTTACACGACAAGATTCAGCGCCAGTACGCCCAGCAATCCCACAATGGATACAATCGTTTCCATGAGCGACCACGTCCGGATCGTTTGGCCGATGGTCAGGTTAAAATACTCTTTGAAGAGCCAGAAACCCCCGTCGTTGATGTGCGAAAACATAAGACTTCCGGAGCCGATGGCCAGTACCATCAGTTCGGGTTTGATGGCCTGCGACTGAATCAGCGGGAGAATAATACCCACCGTTGTCAGCCCGGCAACGGTGGCCGAACCCACACAAACCCGAATGAAAGCGGCAATCCCCCAGCCCAGTAATAAAGGGGGAATGGCGGCATCGGCCAGAAGGCTACCGATGTATTTACTCGTTCCGCTATCACTAAAAACCTGCTTCAACGCCCCCGCTCCAGCAATAACCAATAAAATAGGGGCCACTGCCTTAACAGCCTCCTCCAGATCTTTCGTGATGGCCTTCATGCTCAAGCCCTGCCGGATGCCTAATGCATACATGGCCACCAGTACCGACAATAACATGCCGATATAGGGCTCAGCCATCAGCGTAACGATTGTCTTCAGCGGTGATTCGGCTGGTAACGCATTTTTCAAAGGCCCGAACGTTGTCAGTAAAAGCACAGGTAACAACGCTACAAAAAAGCTGATTCCAGCCCCCGGCAATTTATCACTGGGTATTTCGCGTGTGTTGAACAGTTCCCGGTTAGGCGTTGCCTTAACGTTTACCAGGGTTTTTCCGAACAGGGGTCCGGCAATGACAATAGCAGGAATAGCTACGATTATGCCGTAAATAAGCGTTTGCCCAATGTTGGCATTCAACTGACCCGCCACGGCCGAGGGCGATGGATGCGGGGGGAGGTAGCCATGCGCAACAGACAATGCTGACAGCATTGGTACGGCAACCGACATTAAGGGCAACCGCGACGAAGCGGCAATGGTAAAAATAAGCGGCACAACAATAATGAAACCAGCATTATAGAACAGAGGAATCCCGATCACAAAACCAGCCAGCGCCAGCCCCCAACGTATATTTTTGATCCCAAACCAGCCAATCAGTACGTCAGTGATGCGTCGGGCAGCTCCGCTTTCGGCAACTAACCGCCCCAGCATAGCCCCAAAACCGATAATCAGCACCAGTTCACCAAGCGTACCGCCAATGCCTGACTGTATGGATTTACCAACCGCAACAACGTCCATTCCGGAGGCAAGGCCGATACCAAGGGATACAATAACAAAAGAAATAAACGTATCTAAACGAACAAAAGCGACGAGAAGAACAAGGGTTAAAATACCAACTAAGGTTAAAATCAGGGGCATGATGGTAGTTGTAGTTAGAACGACAAAGCGTACAGGGCTAATTTTTCTACTTCATTAGCCAGCGAATTGGTCACATCAAAAGGAACGACGTGCAAGCGGGTGGTAGCATCGTACGCAAACACCGCTAAGGGCTCACGGAAGGTCGAATTCGCCGGATAAAGTAAAAAAAGATCGTTGGCAGCATACTTTTTCCCGTACGCATACACTTGATACATATCTGCCTGGTCAATACCATAACTGGCAGTGCGCGGAGACGTATCCAGAGACAATCCATTAACCTGTTTCCATTTGGTATCCATAACAAACGTTCGATCCTGATGCCGGATAATAATGTCTGGCCGCAGTTTAAACCGGGGCGCGCCCACATGTTCATCAACCAAATGGGCAGATGACTCCTGCACGCTGATCCGGTCGGCACTTGGCCAATAGGCCCGGATGCCGTGGGCAACGTAGTCTTCAAACACCCGCTCCATAGGAAACAGCAGTGCTATACTTTCTTTATCACCCCTTTTTACGCCTGGCCCCTGCCCCATCAGTAGCATTTCGGCCCAGCCCAGAGCTGTTTCATACCGCATAAACAATCGGTTACTACGCCGAACCGCCATCAAATCTGATCGTACATCGTCAGACAATGCTACCTCTTCCAAAACCGACAGCAGCTGATGGATTCGTCGTTTATTAGCCTGATCCGTCGTTTTTGCGTGTATAGCGACCAGGGCCGTTTTTAGAATTCGATTGGGCGGTACACTAGCGGTCAGAGTATCGTAAACTACCGCTAATCGTTCGGCGTGGCAGGCATTGTCCCGCTGCTGACGAGCGGCCTGAAATCTGCCCTTCCAGAACCGCTCATTACCTTCCACCGTTACATAAGCCCGCTGGATTCCCTGCTGAGCCAACGCGTCTACTGTATCCAGAAAAGCGGTAATGAATACCTCCCACAAAGGGATTCTGACAGCCCGGCTATGTGCAGTACGCAACGTCCTGAACGGACTATTTCGCAGGTGCCGAAGCATGGAGAGCAACAGAGGACGGGTATTCGACTGCTGGTCAATTTTGGGTAAAATCTCTAGTCGACTTCCATCGGGCAGGGTCAGCAAGCCTACATAATTATGCACACGGATGTACTCACGCCCTTTGTGAACCATAAACGTAAACAAGCCTTCTGCCTGCTCATTGTCAATGGTAAACTGGCGTAAGGCACGAAAAACCGAGTCAGGCACTACTACCCCACCCATTGGCGGTTCAGGTGAGTGCTGTGCATTACCAACAAGTCGGTTCTCAAAGATTAAAAATTCGGGCATAACATCGGTCCGACATGCTTATTTGGTCCCAGCCATTCGGTACGCCTGCACAGCCTGCTGGTTAACCCCAAAGACGAATGTGCGGTCGCTGTCGACGGTTACTATACTCCGTACGTCACCAGTCAACTTAAAACCTGAACGTGGTTGCGGCACCACTTGAAAACCACCCTTCCCATCACCCTGAAGCAGCAGTCCGGGGTTCGCTTCCGAGCGCCCAAAGCGCAACCGGGCCTGTCTGGCATTACCGCATAACAGCAGGTCTTTCCGGCCATCGTGATTGAAATCCAGGGCGGTTAGTGCAAACACTGGTGATGCCTGTGCCGCCAGCGGAAGTGTCTTTTCAACCAGCTTTCCGCCAGCGCTGCTAACAAAGCAACTTGTCGTCAACTGATTAGCTGTCAATTTATTGGCTCCCGACAACTCCGACTCCGTGAATACGTCTGTCAGGGTAGCGTTTGAATAACTTTCGAAATTGGTAAACCGGTGACGAAGTATCCCTAATTGATCCAGTAGTTCATCGCGGGTAGCGTGGGGGTAGCTTTTGCCCTGTATGTAGAAACAAAGAATTGGGTCTACTTTACCATTATTGTCGAAGTCCTTGTAAATAAGCTCGGCGGGTTCTTTATCGCTGGCGTGGCATTGCGTATTAAGTCCCAGATTACCGATCACCAGGTCGGGCTTGCCGTCTCCATTTATATCATTCACCAGCAGCTTGTTCCACCAGCCCCGGTATTCTTTTTCGAAATACGTTTTTGTCTGGTCGGTTAATTGAGTGGAGTTGCCCCCTTTTTCCATGCCAAGTACGGTTATCGGCATCCACTCACCAACGATAACCAGTTCAGGTTTCCGGTCACCGTTGAGGTCGGTCCAGGCGGCATCGGTAACCATACCAATCGTTGCGAGCATAGGAGCCAGTTGAGCCGTTTGATCTGTAAACCTGGGTTGGCCGTCCGGTCCTTTCCCGGCATTAACGAGCAGGTAACTCCGGGGTGTTTCAGGGTAACGGCCCGGCACAACGCGCCCGCCGACGAATACATCCGGGCGACCATCGCCGTTAACGTCAGCTACCCGCACACAACCAGAGCTGGTTTGCATGGCAGGTAGAGCGTTCGGGCTTTTGGTAAATTTGCCCTTACCGTCGTTCAGGTATAAGCGATCCAGCAACCGTACATCGTCGCTAATCTCCAGATCGGCATACCCGCCACTGCACACATATAAGTCAGGAAAACCATCGGCATTGGCATCGAAGAAAGCCGCATCAACATTGTTGCTCAGTTTATCTGCTTCGAAAGCAGGCTGTGTCAGTCGGCTAAACTGCCCGGAAGGTTGCTGAATAAATAAAGCTCCAGCCTCTCCACTGCTTCCTCCGGCGTAAATATCCTCGCGACCGTCGCCATTCACATCGGCTTTAACCAGGCAAGGCCCGCTGAACGACTGGGCGTTCACCAGGAGGGGCTGTCGTTTAAAATCGTTTATTCGCTTGGCCGGATCGACAAAGACTACCGGCGATTTCACTTCCTGAAATAAGGTTGGTGCCGTTATCGGGTTTTTAAATAGCGTAACGGCATCTTTCTCGTCCAGTTTCAGCAGTTGATCGGCTTTAACGCCCGTCAGCAGTTGCTGTTTACCCGTTGGCCACACAATGCGCAGCGAATCGATGAGCGCGTCGGTTCCCAGACCAAAGTGCAAACGGGGTGACATACTCGACTGATACCCACGTGTAGGCATCTGCTCCAGAAACTGTTGTTTACCTTTTCGATACAGCGTTACTTTTGTGCCCAAGCCCTGGGTGTTGCTCCGCCCGCCCGTCAATTGAATAGCCAGGTAATGGTGGTTACGCACCGTATTTGCTTCGTTTTTAAAGACAAAAGCCGGTTGGTTGGTATTGTTGACAATCAGGTCCAGATCGCCATCGTTGTCGAGATCAGCATAAGCGGCACCAGTGCTGTTTGAGGTTTGCGTTAATCCCCAGTCGGCTCCAACATTGGCAAACGTAACCTCATCCCCCGGCTCGCTGCCCCGATTGCGGAACATGTAGTTCATAACGTTGGAAGAGGGTATGCGGTGAACCAGTTCGAGCACATCTTCACGACGGAAGTTGGCTGGCCGGTTCTGCATATAGTCCGTCATGAACTTAAGAAAGTCCAGATTTGTATAATCGCGAACATAGCCGTTGGTAACATACAGGTCTTTCCATCCGTCATTATCATAATCGGCGAACAACGGCGACCAGCTCCAATCGGTGTTGGAGATACCGGCTAACTGGCCTGTCTCACTGAAAAGTGGAGCGGCTGCCGCAGATGAACTCCCCTTTGTTTGCTGGCCCGAACCAATTACTCCTTCATTGATCTGGAGCATATTACGCATATGCTGGTAATGAAACCCTGACTGAACACTCAGATCAAATTTTTCGTAATTATCGGGAGCCATTAACAGTTTCTGCCGCCGGTTATCTTCGGGCAGCATGTCGAGGGTGAATATGTCTGGGCGGGAATCGTTATTAATGTCAACCACGGCATTACCCATTGAAAAATTAGAGGTATGCCCAATACTGGTTTTCAGGTGATTGGTGAACACCGGACCGCCAGACCGTCCTCCCTGATTGTTTATGTAGAGATAATCGGGAACGCCATAATCGTTGGAGATATACAAATCGGGCCAGCCATCCCCGTTGATATCCGATACGCCGATACCTAATCCATATGTCAATACCGAACTGCTCAGTCCCGACTTTTCGGTGATATCCTCAAATCGATTGCCCGTATTCTTAAATAACCGAACGCCGATTTCAGGATTAGGCTGTTTCATAATAGCCGCCGTTGCATCCGGGTCGAGGATGGGGAGTAACCGCGGATTATGGTTAAGCAGAAACAGGTCGAGATCACCATCTAGATCGTAATCAAAAAAAGCCCCCTGCGTACTTTGTTCGGGTTTATCAAGCCCATACTGTGCAGTCTGGTCAGAAAAATGGGGAACTCCCTGCGCATCTGCCCCTTCGTTGATAAACAGTTGGGGAATGCGTTTATGCGGTGGCAAACTTCCAGAATAACAAACAAAAATATCCAGCTTACCATCGCCGTTTACATCGGCCATAGAGACGCCCGTTCGCCAGGGGCCTTCTCGTCCGGCTACGCCCGCTGTGGCGGTGACGTCCGAAAATTTCATCCCCCCTTTGTTAATGTACAACTGGTTAGGAACCATGTTGCCGCTAAAGTAAATGTCTTCAAGCCCATCACCGTTTAAGTCACCTACTGCAACACCACCCCCATTGTAGAAGTATTCGTACATCAACACGTTTGTGTTGAGGCCTTCGGTCAGGTTATTGGCAAAGGTAATACCGGTTTGTTCGGGGGTTAGAGAGGTGAAGAGTGGTGGGCCATCCTTATTCGTTGTCTCCTCGCTTGACTTCGACTGATTACACCCGGTTATTGAAATGAGGCTGGTTAGCGCAAGTAGATACGTAATCGTTTTCACGAAATCCGTTTTTTTAAGAATTGACATGGTCAAAAAGTTACAGTCGCGGGTGGTGCTTTTCATAGAAGAGCAGGCAATGAAACCCAAAATTCTATAAAAATAAACTAAAAAATGCCAGCACCCGAGAGTACTGGCATTTTTTGTATTCGAGTTGGTTTAAAGGCTGTTATTAGTAGCCCGGATTCTGAACCAGCTTGTTATTACGGTTCATCTCATCCCGGTTGATGGGCAGGAAGTAGATCTTATCCGCCCACTTGCGGTTCTCCTTACCCGTACCCAGGTCCTGTACACTGTACGAATAGGTGTAGTTCTCCTTGCTGTACTTATAAGTCGTTACAGTCTTACCCGGCTTGAGCTTGCCCGTAATGATAATGATCTTCGCCTGACTACCCAGAGCCGTTGGTGCCGTCATCCATCGGCGTACATCGTAGAAACGCTGATCTTCAAATAACATCTCGATGTTGCGCTCGTTCTGGTAACGAGTCACCAGAGCAGCACCCGACTCGGTAATGGCTGGCATACCTACCCGGAAACGGATTTTGTTGAGCCAAGTCTTGGCTTCCTCTTCCTGACCCAGCGCCATGCAGGCCTCAGCATAGTTCAACACCACCTCCGTGAACCGAATTTGAATAGAAGGTACCTCCTGACGGATGTTCTGATCCACCAGCGTTGGATCGGGGTCCATAAACTTACGGATCGCATACCCTGTCCAGGTACCATTCCAGTTTTCAATGGTGCTGTTACGCGTGTCCAGACCCGAAAACTTGGTCGGGCTCGACGAGCTACCAACTTCGTACTCACCCATTTGAATCTGACCAGCCGGGTCGATGCCCGCTCCGTCTGGTGTGCGGGGCTTCCACTGCGCGCCGTCAAAGAGAATCGATGCGTAGAAACGGGGGTCCCGGTTCTCATAAGGCGAACTGGCGTGAGCCGGATTGCTCCAGTCAAACTTGGTGCCGTCCATCATCTCGTAGCTATCTACCAGTTGCTGGGTTGGCTGACTCGACGTCCAGCCATGATAGCCGTTCGGCATGTTGTTGCGGGGGTACCACGAACCCCAGTCATCGAACGATGCCCGGATGTAGTACTTCAGGAAGATACCATCAGCTTCCCCACCATTGCGTGAGAGGTATAGGTTGATGTAGTTCTGCTGACCTTCGGCTGGCGAAACCGGTGCCGTCAGGTTGAGCTTGTAGCCATACTGGTTCAGATCCATCACCGCTTTGGCCGCATCCTTGGCCTTCTGCCAGCGCGCTGTCCGGTCACCGCTAACGTAGCCCAGCAGCTCAGGCTTGCTGAAACTGGCAATTACGCTCGACTTGGCCTTTGCCGTTGGGATGTCGTGCAGGTCACTGGCTGCATATAACAGCACCCGTGCTTTGAGGGCCATGGCCGCACCCTGAGTCGCCCGGCCAGCAGCCAGGTTCTTGCCTTTCAGCAGGATAGCCGCCGAATCCAGGTCACTCACAATGGCGTTAACGCACTCCTCGTAGGTGTTGCGGGCGATGGTGAAATCGGGGTTATCCAGGGTGTAGGGCGACTTGATGATGGGAACACCACCATAGTAGCGCAGCAACTGGTTGTAAAAGTAACCCCGCATGAAGTACATCTCACCTTTCATCCGATCGGCAACGGTGGCATTGTCGAACTGAGGCTTAGCCAGATTGGCCAGGGCGATGTTAGCAGCCCGGATGCGGGCGTAGACAGTACCCCACTCCATCGTATTTTTAACGGTACCGGTATTAGAGGGGCTGACATTGGCTTCGTTCACGTCCTGCTTACCGAAACTGTACAAGGCGTTGTCGGTCTGGCAGTCCAGACTCATCTGGTCGAGAATACCATCACGTATACCATTGTACACATCGGTCACAAAGGCTTCGGCCAGAGACTGATCTGACCAGACCGCCCCCCCCGATACTTTGTCGAGGGGTTTGGTGTTTAGAAAATCACTGTTACAGGCTATCAACGTTACACCTAGAAACAGGCAGAACGATAAGCTTTTAAATATGTATTTCATAATAATCGAATTAATCGGTTAGAAACTAACGGATACCCCTGTGTTGATAACCCGTGCCTGAGGATAGTACTGAGCACTACCGCTGGTCGATTCAGGATCAAACAGACCCTTCATGGCAGGTGCGTAGGTGATCAGGTTCAGACCGTTAACATAAACGCGCAGGTTGTTCAGACCAATTTTACTACCAATGGTGCTCGGTAAGGTATAGCCTAACTCCAGGTTTTTCAGACGAGCGTAGTCCGTGCTCTTCAACCAGTAGCTGGTACCGTTGGAGAAGTACTGGTTGCTCCGGTCAACGATGCGGGGGTTAACCGTGCTTGGGTTATCGACCGTCCAGCGGTTGTCATAGCTCCAGGCGAGGAAGTTACCAATGGTACCCGACTCCGTTTGCAGGAAGATCTGACCACCAGCCGAAGCTTGTACCAGAATGCTCAGGTCGAAGTTCTTATAGCGCAGGTTGGCGTTGAAACCACCCTGGAAACGAGGCTGGTTGTTGCGGTCGGCCCGAACCCGGTCATCGCCGTTGATCTTGCCATCGCCGTTGATGTCCTTCAGCTTCATGTCGCCAGGACGTAGCAGGCTGGCTCCAACACCA is a window of Spirosoma linguale DSM 74 DNA encoding:
- a CDS encoding RagB/SusD domain protein (PFAM: RagB/SusD domain protein), which encodes MKYIFKSLSFCLFLGVTLIACNSDFLNTKPLDKVSGGAVWSDQSLAEAFVTDVYNGIRDGILDQMSLDCQTDNALYSFGKQDVNEANVSPSNTGTVKNTMEWGTVYARIRAANIALANLAKPQFDNATVADRMKGEMYFMRGYFYNQLLRYYGGVPIIKSPYTLDNPDFTIARNTYEECVNAIVSDLDSAAILLKGKNLAAGRATQGAAMALKARVLLYAASDLHDIPTAKAKSSVIASFSKPELLGYVSGDRTARWQKAKDAAKAVMDLNQYGYKLNLTAPVSPAEGQQNYINLYLSRNGGEADGIFLKYYIRASFDDWGSWYPRNNMPNGYHGWTSSQPTQQLVDSYEMMDGTKFDWSNPAHASSPYENRDPRFYASILFDGAQWKPRTPDGAGIDPAGQIQMGEYEVGSSSSPTKFSGLDTRNSTIENWNGTWTGYAIRKFMDPDPTLVDQNIRQEVPSIQIRFTEVVLNYAEACMALGQEEEAKTWLNKIRFRVGMPAITESGAALVTRYQNERNIEMLFEDQRFYDVRRWMTAPTALGSQAKIIIITGKLKPGKTVTTYKYSKENYTYSYSVQDLGTGKENRKWADKIYFLPINRDEMNRNNKLVQNPGY
- a CDS encoding ASPIC/UnbV domain protein (PFAM: ASPIC/UnbV domain protein; FG-GAP repeat protein~KEGG: swd:Swoo_1678 ASPIC/UnbV domain-containing protein); amino-acid sequence: MKSTTRDCNFLTMSILKKTDFVKTITYLLALTSLISITGCNQSKSSEETTNKDGPPLFTSLTPEQTGITFANNLTEGLNTNVLMYEYFYNGGGVAVGDLNGDGLEDIYFSGNMVPNQLYINKGGMKFSDVTATAGVAGREGPWRTGVSMADVNGDGKLDIFVCYSGSLPPHKRIPQLFINEGADAQGVPHFSDQTAQYGLDKPEQSTQGAFFDYDLDGDLDLFLLNHNPRLLPILDPDATAAIMKQPNPEIGVRLFKNTGNRFEDITEKSGLSSSVLTYGLGIGVSDINGDGWPDLYISNDYGVPDYLYINNQGGRSGGPVFTNHLKTSIGHTSNFSMGNAVVDINNDSRPDIFTLDMLPEDNRRQKLLMAPDNYEKFDLSVQSGFHYQHMRNMLQINEGVIGSGQQTKGSSSAAAAPLFSETGQLAGISNTDWSWSPLFADYDNDGWKDLYVTNGYVRDYTNLDFLKFMTDYMQNRPANFRREDVLELVHRIPSSNVMNYMFRNRGSEPGDEVTFANVGADWGLTQTSNSTGAAYADLDNDGDLDLIVNNTNQPAFVFKNEANTVRNHHYLAIQLTGGRSNTQGLGTKVTLYRKGKQQFLEQMPTRGYQSSMSPRLHFGLGTDALIDSLRIVWPTGKQQLLTGVKADQLLKLDEKDAVTLFKNPITAPTLFQEVKSPVVFVDPAKRINDFKRQPLLVNAQSFSGPCLVKADVNGDGREDIYAGGSSGEAGALFIQQPSGQFSRLTQPAFEADKLSNNVDAAFFDANADGFPDLYVCSGGYADLEISDDVRLLDRLYLNDGKGKFTKSPNALPAMQTSSGCVRVADVNGDGRPDVFVGGRVVPGRYPETPRSYLLVNAGKGPDGQPRFTDQTAQLAPMLATIGMVTDAAWTDLNGDRKPELVIVGEWMPITVLGMEKGGNSTQLTDQTKTYFEKEYRGWWNKLLVNDINGDGKPDLVIGNLGLNTQCHASDKEPAELIYKDFDNNGKVDPILCFYIQGKSYPHATRDELLDQLGILRHRFTNFESYSNATLTDVFTESELSGANKLTANQLTTSCFVSSAGGKLVEKTLPLAAQASPVFALTALDFNHDGRKDLLLCGNARQARLRFGRSEANPGLLLQGDGKGGFQVVPQPRSGFKLTGDVRSIVTVDSDRTFVFGVNQQAVQAYRMAGTK
- a CDS encoding 5-methylcytosine restriction system component- like protein (PFAM: 5-methylcytosine restriction system component- like protein~KEGG: ecw:EcE24377A_3330 hypothetical protein), coding for MPEFLIFENRLVGNAQHSPEPPMGGVVVPDSVFRALRQFTIDNEQAEGLFTFMVHKGREYIRVHNYVGLLTLPDGSRLEILPKIDQQSNTRPLLLSMLRHLRNSPFRTLRTAHSRAVRIPLWEVFITAFLDTVDALAQQGIQRAYVTVEGNERFWKGRFQAARQQRDNACHAERLAVVYDTLTASVPPNRILKTALVAIHAKTTDQANKRRIHQLLSVLEEVALSDDVRSDLMAVRRSNRLFMRYETALGWAEMLLMGQGPGVKRGDKESIALLFPMERVFEDYVAHGIRAYWPSADRISVQESSAHLVDEHVGAPRFKLRPDIIIRHQDRTFVMDTKWKQVNGLSLDTSPRTASYGIDQADMYQVYAYGKKYAANDLFLLYPANSTFREPLAVFAYDATTRLHVVPFDVTNSLANEVEKLALYALSF